Proteins encoded together in one Streptomyces umbrinus window:
- a CDS encoding ABC transporter transmembrane domain-containing protein, with protein MVDAYEDPGTPDCRGGARYLWWLVARQPGRAAAGALLGTVWMVLMALTPYLLSRAIDDGLEPGDQAVLAGWSAALLGVGVFNSWVSIMRHRTMTRLRMDANFRSVKLVVGQATRLGATLSRRTAAGEVVTIGVGDVQTISQSLTVVGPGVGATVAYAVVAGMLLSVSLPLAAVVLLGVPVIVVLVGPLMGRLRGAETEYRERQSVLTARIGDLAGGLRVLNGLGGKGLFADAFRRDSQRLRVQGYRVGSVTSWIQALGVGLPTVFLAVVTWLAARLAAQGSITIGELVSVYGYVAVLVAPVAFFVECGYQLSRGVVAARRVVRFLSLEPMETGRTSVDAPAEPSVLHDPRSGVRVAPGRLTALVGARPAESAAVVDRLGRYTASAATWGGVRLDAIALPQVRARILVADNEADLFAGTLRDLVSGRGDPDEETVAGAVHAAVADDVVLGLPEGLDSAVDAQGRSLSGGQRQRVRLVRALLADPEVLLAVEPTSALDAHTEAAVAARLRAARSGRTTVVTSTSPLVLDQVDTVYYLVDGKVAAVGGHQELLDGEPGYRALVARDADDPDDPDGVDGVDSVDDTDADESDLTAASDLDAEEAVR; from the coding sequence ATGGTTGACGCGTACGAGGATCCGGGCACGCCCGACTGTCGCGGTGGAGCGCGGTATCTCTGGTGGCTGGTCGCCAGGCAGCCGGGCCGGGCCGCCGCGGGGGCGCTGCTTGGCACCGTCTGGATGGTGCTGATGGCGCTGACGCCGTATCTGCTGTCCCGCGCGATCGACGACGGCCTCGAACCGGGCGACCAGGCGGTGCTGGCCGGCTGGTCCGCCGCGCTGCTGGGTGTCGGGGTGTTCAACTCCTGGGTGAGCATCATGCGGCACCGCACGATGACCAGGCTCCGGATGGACGCCAACTTCCGGTCGGTCAAGCTCGTGGTGGGACAGGCGACCCGGCTGGGCGCCACGCTGTCGCGCCGGACAGCGGCCGGGGAGGTCGTCACCATCGGCGTCGGTGACGTGCAGACGATCAGCCAGTCCCTGACGGTGGTCGGCCCGGGCGTGGGCGCGACCGTCGCCTACGCCGTCGTGGCCGGAATGCTGCTGTCGGTCTCGCTGCCGCTGGCCGCGGTGGTGCTGCTCGGGGTGCCGGTGATAGTCGTACTCGTCGGTCCGCTGATGGGGCGGTTGCGGGGCGCGGAGACGGAGTACCGCGAGCGGCAGAGCGTGCTGACGGCGCGGATCGGCGATCTCGCGGGCGGGCTGCGGGTCCTCAACGGCCTTGGTGGCAAAGGGCTGTTCGCCGACGCCTTCCGCCGTGACTCGCAGCGGCTGCGGGTGCAGGGGTACCGGGTCGGGTCGGTGACGAGCTGGATCCAGGCGCTCGGCGTCGGGCTGCCGACCGTGTTCCTGGCCGTCGTTACGTGGCTGGCGGCCCGGCTCGCCGCTCAAGGGTCCATCACGATCGGCGAGTTGGTGTCCGTGTACGGCTATGTCGCGGTCCTGGTGGCGCCGGTGGCCTTCTTCGTCGAGTGCGGCTATCAGCTCAGCCGGGGTGTGGTGGCCGCCCGGCGCGTCGTACGGTTCCTGTCCCTGGAGCCGATGGAGACGGGCCGCACCTCCGTGGACGCGCCCGCCGAACCCTCCGTACTGCACGATCCGCGGTCCGGCGTGCGGGTGGCGCCCGGCAGGCTGACCGCGCTGGTCGGCGCCCGTCCGGCGGAGTCCGCCGCCGTGGTCGACCGGCTCGGCCGGTACACCGCGTCGGCGGCGACCTGGGGCGGCGTACGCCTCGACGCGATCGCCCTGCCACAGGTCCGGGCACGCATCCTGGTCGCGGACAACGAGGCCGACCTGTTCGCGGGCACCCTGCGCGACCTGGTCTCCGGCCGCGGGGACCCCGACGAGGAGACCGTCGCCGGGGCGGTGCACGCGGCCGTGGCGGACGACGTCGTGCTCGGGCTGCCGGAGGGGCTCGACTCGGCCGTCGACGCGCAGGGCCGCAGTCTCTCCGGAGGCCAGCGGCAGCGCGTACGCCTGGTGCGGGCGCTGCTCGCCGACCCCGAGGTGCTGCTCGCGGTCGAGCCCACCTCGGCGCTGGACGCGCACACCGAGGCCGCCGTCGCGGCGCGGCTGCGTGCGGCGCGCTCGGGCCGCACGACGGTCGTGACCAGCACCTCGCCGCTCGTGCTCGACCAGGTGGACACCGTGTACTACCTGGTCGACGGCAAGGTCGCGGCCGTCGGCGGCCACCAGGAACTCCTCGACGGGGAGCCGGGATACCGCGCGCTGGTGGCCCGCGACGCGGACGACCCGGACGACCCGGACGGTGTGGACGGTGTGGACAGTGTGGACGACACGGACGCCGACGA